The Candidatus Dechloromonas phosphoritropha genome includes a region encoding these proteins:
- a CDS encoding YbaY family lipoprotein has protein sequence MKSILLPVLSLFMLTLAHAGNERLTYKCDDGSSFQAEFMASGDGVPQATVFMGMMKIVLPQVPAASGALYRADAISLHTKGDDALFDDGRNPLRRCTSGELPTSANLAQSPAASANFVEFSGSVAYVARGALPPDAVLIIRIQDTARADGKALTLAEQRIELAGQQVPIPFKMTVDRDLLPKRARITVAARIQRGNTLLFINDTAYPALKDGKPQHVDMTLKPVAQTKKR, from the coding sequence ATGAAATCAATTCTGCTCCCAGTGCTCTCCCTCTTCATGCTCACCCTGGCGCACGCCGGCAACGAACGCCTCACCTATAAATGCGACGACGGCAGCAGCTTCCAGGCCGAATTCATGGCCTCTGGTGACGGAGTACCACAAGCCACCGTATTCATGGGCATGATGAAAATCGTACTGCCGCAGGTGCCGGCTGCTTCCGGCGCCCTTTACCGGGCCGACGCCATTTCGCTGCACACCAAGGGCGACGACGCCCTCTTCGACGATGGCAGGAATCCCCTGCGCCGCTGCACCAGCGGCGAGCTGCCGACCTCGGCAAACCTCGCCCAGTCGCCGGCTGCATCGGCCAATTTCGTCGAATTCTCGGGCAGCGTCGCCTACGTGGCGCGCGGGGCGCTGCCGCCCGACGCCGTGCTGATCATCCGTATCCAGGACACTGCGCGCGCCGACGGCAAGGCATTGACGCTGGCCGAACAGCGCATCGAACTGGCCGGCCAGCAGGTGCCAATTCCGTTCAAAATGACGGTCGACCGTGACCTTTTGCCCAAACGGGCGCGCATCACCGTCGCCGCCCGCATCCAGCGCGGCAACACCCTGCTGTTCATCAACGACACCGCCTATCCGGCATTGAAGGACGGCAAACCGCAGCATGTCGACATGACCCTCAAGCCGGTCGCCCAAACCAAAAAGCGCTGA
- a CDS encoding arginyltransferase produces MALPDDSALPYSLLQFYATSPYPCSYLPGREARSQVATPTHLIDTEVYSTLVRRGFRRSGAFTYRPHCDNCTACIPVRLPVAELQYSRTQRRAIRNHAALTIRQQPLAFFTEHFALYTRYQNVRHAGGGMDEDGEENYAHFLLQSRVDTRLIEFSEGDTLRMVSIIDVLEDGLSSVYTFYDPDVAGASFGTYNVLWQALQCSSLGLPYLYLGYWIANSRKMNYKSRFKPIEGLVDGHWQPLDLSACDQ; encoded by the coding sequence ATGGCCCTCCCCGACGATTCCGCCCTGCCCTATTCGCTGTTGCAGTTCTACGCGACCTCGCCCTATCCGTGCAGTTATCTGCCCGGCCGTGAGGCGCGTTCGCAGGTCGCCACGCCAACCCACCTGATCGACACCGAGGTCTACAGCACGCTGGTCCGCCGTGGCTTCCGGCGCAGCGGCGCCTTCACCTACCGGCCGCACTGCGACAACTGCACGGCCTGCATCCCCGTCCGTCTGCCGGTGGCCGAGCTGCAATACAGCCGGACCCAGCGCCGCGCGATCCGCAACCATGCCGCGCTGACCATCCGCCAGCAGCCGCTGGCTTTCTTCACCGAGCACTTCGCGCTATACACCCGTTACCAGAATGTCCGCCACGCCGGCGGCGGCATGGACGAAGACGGCGAGGAAAACTACGCGCACTTTCTGCTGCAAAGCCGTGTCGACACACGCCTGATTGAGTTCTCCGAGGGCGACACGCTGCGCATGGTCAGCATCATCGACGTCCTCGAAGACGGCCTGTCGTCGGTCTATACCTTCTACGACCCGGATGTTGCCGGCGCCAGCTTCGGCACCTACAACGTCCTCTGGCAGGCATTGCAGTGCAGCAGCCTCGGCCTGCCCTACCTCTACCTCGGCTACTGGATCGCCAACAGCCGCAAGATGAACTACAAATCGCGTTTCAAGCCCATCGAAGGGCTCGTCGATGGTCACTGGCAACCCCTCGACCTTTCTGCTTGCGACCAATGA
- a CDS encoding leucyl/phenylalanyl-tRNA--protein transferase, translating to MIPFLGPLDSFPPVAMARADMGGLLAVGADLSPARILNAYRHGIFPWGTVEHQPLWYSPDPRMVLFPDEFRLTASLRKMLRARRYEIRFDHDFPAVIGACAKMPRPGQDGTWITPDMMDAYIRLYELGWAHSVEVYVEGDLTGGLYGIGIGRMFYGESMFSRRSNASKIAFAHLVRHLLANDYRMIDCQMRTEHLASLGGREIPRGDFLARLQQLIRPDQRRGRWTADAPGVDW from the coding sequence ATCATTCCCTTTCTCGGACCGCTGGACTCCTTTCCGCCGGTCGCAATGGCCCGTGCGGACATGGGCGGCCTGCTCGCCGTCGGCGCGGATCTCTCACCCGCCCGCATTCTCAACGCTTATCGACACGGTATTTTTCCCTGGGGGACGGTCGAGCACCAGCCGCTGTGGTACAGCCCCGATCCGCGCATGGTGCTGTTTCCCGACGAGTTCCGCCTCACCGCCTCGTTGCGCAAGATGCTGCGCGCCCGGCGCTATGAAATCCGCTTCGACCACGACTTTCCAGCCGTGATCGGCGCCTGCGCCAAGATGCCGCGCCCCGGCCAAGACGGCACCTGGATCACACCGGACATGATGGACGCCTACATCCGCCTGTATGAACTCGGCTGGGCGCACTCGGTCGAAGTTTATGTGGAAGGCGATCTGACTGGCGGATTGTACGGCATCGGGATCGGCCGCATGTTCTATGGCGAGTCGATGTTCTCCCGGCGCAGTAACGCTTCGAAGATCGCCTTCGCCCATCTCGTCCGCCATCTCCTCGCCAATGACTACAGGATGATCGACTGCCAGATGCGCACCGAACACCTCGCCTCGCTGGGCGGAAGGGAAATCCCGCGCGGCGATTTTCTTGCCCGGCTGCAGCAGCTGATCCGACCGGATCAACGGCGCGGCCGCTGGACCGCCGACGCTCCGGGTGTAGACTGGTAG
- a CDS encoding ABC transporter ATP-binding protein: protein MWQLELNGIVQRYGKHTVVDGVGFCLARGRIACLLGPSGCGKTTLLRCIAGFEEIAAGEIRLHGKIVSQAGYRVAPEKRRVGMVFQDYALFPHLTVDQNVAFGLGGKPQKEAQLRVRQLLATVSLHGQGDKFPHELSGGQQQRVALARALAPRPELILLDEPFSNLDVGLRERLSLEVREILKREGSTAILVTHDQNEAFAIADEIGVMYGGRIQQWDTPYNLYHRPANRFVADFIGQGVLLPGTVAAGTHVETELGNLVSDIPVACSGTCTDCHDGCAVDVLLRPDDIVHDDRSPLQAEVVHKAFRGADILYTLRLESGAQVLSLVPSHHNHALGEKIGIRLDADHVIAFKRAAR, encoded by the coding sequence ATGTGGCAACTTGAACTGAATGGCATCGTTCAGCGCTATGGCAAACATACCGTCGTCGATGGTGTCGGTTTTTGTCTGGCACGCGGCCGGATCGCCTGCCTGCTTGGCCCGTCCGGATGCGGCAAGACGACACTGCTGCGCTGCATTGCCGGCTTCGAGGAGATCGCCGCCGGCGAGATTCGCCTGCATGGCAAGATCGTCAGCCAGGCCGGATACCGCGTGGCGCCGGAAAAGCGGCGGGTCGGCATGGTCTTCCAGGATTACGCGCTGTTCCCGCATCTGACGGTTGACCAGAACGTCGCTTTCGGTCTCGGTGGCAAACCCCAGAAAGAAGCCCAACTCCGGGTTCGCCAGTTGCTGGCGACGGTCAGCCTGCATGGCCAGGGCGACAAATTCCCGCACGAACTTTCCGGCGGTCAGCAGCAGCGCGTCGCCCTCGCCCGCGCTTTGGCGCCGCGCCCGGAACTGATCCTGCTCGACGAGCCCTTCTCCAACCTCGATGTCGGCCTGCGCGAACGCCTGTCGCTTGAAGTCAGGGAAATTCTAAAGCGCGAGGGGTCGACCGCAATCCTCGTCACCCACGACCAGAACGAAGCCTTCGCGATCGCCGACGAGATCGGCGTCATGTATGGCGGGCGTATCCAGCAATGGGACACGCCGTACAACCTCTATCACCGCCCGGCCAACCGTTTCGTCGCCGACTTCATCGGCCAGGGCGTGCTGCTACCTGGCACCGTCGCGGCCGGCACCCACGTCGAGACGGAACTCGGCAATCTGGTCTCCGACATTCCAGTCGCATGCAGCGGAACCTGTACCGATTGCCATGACGGCTGCGCGGTCGACGTGCTGCTCCGCCCCGATGACATCGTCCATGACGACCGCAGTCCGCTGCAGGCCGAGGTGGTGCACAAGGCCTTTCGCGGCGCTGATATCCTCTACACCCTGCGCCTGGAGAGCGGCGCCCAGGTCCTGTCGCTGGTACCGTCGCACCACAACCATGCGCTCGGCGAGAAAATCGGCATCCGGCTCGATGCCGACCATGTGATCGCTTTCAAGAGGGCGGCACGGTGA